The genomic stretch AGTGCATACCAATACGAGAAATAATGGCTGGAATTGGAGATGTACGATGTCAATGGTCAACGTGGAATCTAAGAAGGAAATTTGACCCGACGACTTTGACAATCCTGCGCGTGATTTCGTGTATTAGAACTGTGATGGATAAAATTTGTAGtatattcttattttttaaaatgaaaggGTGTTTTTGATAGACGAATAATCAATAGTGCCGGACCAACTCCCGTTACGAACTCCAGTTGGGCAACTCCCACGTTTCGGATATTTATAACGGGACTACAAAACAGTAGGCGTTATATTATTCGTACCCGAACCCCCAGGCCCCTCCTCGGTTCGCCTTTCCTTCCCAAAACCGGCGCGCGATGGCGAGCTACGGCGGCCTTCTCCGGCGCTTCCCCTCCGTGGTCCAGCGCGGCAGAGAAGGCGTCCGATATGCACGCAAGGCCCTGGTTCGCTTCGCCCGTCCCCAGTCCTTCGCCGTGCCGGCCTACGACGAAGCCGCTGCCGTCCGCGCCGTCCGAAACCTCCGCTCCTTCCGCTTCCATTACGCCTTCCTCCTATGGTTCCTCCTCCTCGCCTCCCTTTTCCCCCGTCGCCGCCACACCATGCTCTTCCTCATGGCCGCCTCCAAACTAGCTCTCTTCTTCGGCGCATTCCTCAAGGTCTTCCCCAATTCCACTCTCCTCCGACGCATCGTCGAACGAAGAGTCATGGGCGCGCTTGTGGCCTTCGTGATCGGCGCCGAGATCGTGGCGACGGGAGCTGTGCTGCAGTTTTTGGTGGCGATGGCCGTCGGCGTGCCCTTGGTGCTGCTCCACGCGGTGTTCCGAGCGCGGGACGACTTGGCGACTGACGTCGTCGAGACAGCGGCGGTTGCGAACGGTGGAGAATTTCGGCAGATGGCGgagaaggagaaaaaggaagaTCTCGAATTGGGTTCCCAGCGACCGTAGCCATAATTATAGTCTTTATAAGCAAAATTGAGGGTGTGAGACTGGAGAGGAAACAGCAATTAGTGAATGTTCGATCTTCGAAAACTAAGCATTTCTTTAGTTTTATAAGCAAAGTTGAAGCTATGTTAGAATTTATGCTTATATTTCTCTGGTTTAGTCTAAGAATTAAAAAGCAATACTTTGTTCTGATTTCCTCAGGATCTGTAATAGGACTAACCGATTTGTTTTTCTCCAAGTCTGTCGAGTTAGTTGCTTTATTTTTCGAGCTTTGGACGTTGAGAATTCTTGCCTTCGACAAGACTATAGAATATTTCTGCCCTGAAGCTTTTGTCTAGAGGAGGTTCCAGCTTTTGTTTTGATTTTGCTAATACATTTCTTTGATTCTTAAGAATTCTCAAGTAATTAGTTGATCCTCAATTGACCGTGTGAAGACGGTTGGCTGGGGGTGTTGCTCCTCGATTGACCGTGTGAAGATTTCGTTCCGTTCTACAACACAAAGAACGTCAGTGTTGGACCAGGGAAAAAGTTCCTTGGTCATCCGACGCTTAAATCAGTCACCGAAATAGTAGAAAAGACGGCAAGGAACTGTAGCAACAACAGGAGCTCTAGCAAAAATAACGCATATCTCCGTCGGTGCATAGACCTCCTTTATATAGTGCTCTGGTAGCAAACGTACACCTTCTCAAGGCGTATACACGTTTTCCCAATTGTCATATGAAAAGATATGTCaagaaagtgtctctgacaccattCCTTAACATGACGTATAAATCCTTGATATAACAATAGAAGATTTCGTCGTACGATTTGCCTGTTGTCCATGTCCTGTTGTCAGCGACACTAACTCCCAGAaggatatgatgagttgtccCACTGTTGGGCTAGGCGGgggagccgttcggccaggattcCCCGCCCGATTACTCAAGGTTGTTCTTCTTCAGGGTCGCTCGGCTCAATTGGGCATTCCTCGCCTGGTCGAACAGGCGATCCAGTCGGACTAGCCTTCATTTAATCATAGTTGTGAGCATCTGATGTCCTCTATATAGTCGTCCCGGCTGGATGAGCGATCTGCTCAGATGAGCCTCCGTGTCGATCGGGATCCTTTATGCTCGCTCAGCACgttgttgttggtgcaatcaacctttagagtttcgatgtttgacaatatgaccaaggattgacccaaacaggacctgatgtttgggagagagaagtctagtcaggaacagatgactagcaaaggtaagtcctaaccaaaggttaggcaaagtggaagttccggtgagtgaagtcgagccctagtgagtgaagctaggtggtggaaatcctggtgagtgaagtcgggctctagtgagtgaagctagatggtggaagtcccggtgagtgaaaccgggccctagtgagtaaagctaggtagaggaagtcctggtgagtgaagccagaccctagtgagtgaagctaggtggaggaagtcctggtgagtgaagtcagacaatggaagtcctagtgagtgaagctaggcaaccctatgttatacttgaattctgttaatactgtgctaactcagtgttgcagggaagctcagctaggtcgacgggctgaccaggtagctgaaacgaagtccaaacgggtcgacgggctgaccggacgtttgacacgaagtccagctaggtcgacggactgaccggatagctgacacgaaccccagacgggtcgaagggctgaccggacatctggcaggtaagtaaaggtaagtcactggaggggagtgactgtgaggacacattttcaggaagggaacttaggcgccaatccgacttagaaccatttcggaactctaagttgagatcttgactagattccgatctcggagagATGGAATCTAGCTAATACTCTAATTGTTTaacttaaactgtgctaacaccgtgttttgcaggatatatacatCATATGTTTGCCTccagactaacgttttcttgcaagaaagaagctgctggaaaactagggttcgggcgcccggatggatccgggcgcccggaggttcgagcgcccgggagggatccgggcacccgggaggTGAAATTCTATCCCAGCGTCGCCTTGCCAAGTGGAGCTCACTGATTGGCTCAGCTACGTCACAACCAGGGCACCCTGAAGGTTCTAAGCGccctgaacctcctatataaggagggtcaaagctGAAGCTTCTACAACAACTCACGATTCGatctctggtgctcctgcgaTGCTACTGACAACGCTatgctttttcattttttttttcttgtcagtataattttttttattggcaTTCGTGTACTTAAGTTGTAAtattttcgaattgctagtgaattatccatcgaaagcacccttgtgtacgggccttggagtaggagtcggcacaggctccaaaccaagtaaatttacttgtgtcatttctttctgctttttcctttccgctgcgtattctcgATAGTCTTTTTttattcgatattcaccccccctctatcgaacgctacAATCtaacaagttgtatcagagcatgtaccgctctgatttggtgcaaccaccaatcaggcaaagggggattttttttaaggaaaatttagatatcgtttgttcttaaaatatattcttatgcctttcgttttttccctccaaaaatatttttgaaaaatttattttcattttttcaccgttggttaatattaataaaatatcgcatttaccaaaatttgaaataatattttttttattaatatttttaattagtgaaatattatattatttctccagcactgctaatccaagaccaagtgttggaattttttgtttgtttccttgtgtgcaagaacaatgtctcttctagaaggacggagcatccacgaaccacctctatatgagatgtacgagagacatgaattcaatttgtggaggatgcagatggaaaccTTTATTCTTATAAAcacaaaactcagaagcaaaccaaaatgtaataaagttagtttcagatttattacTTAACGAAGTTACTTGCAGGATAGGGAAGGTCAAGGATGCCCACAAGTTTTGGACCGAcctgaccaagcttcacgaggagccgttggAGTTAGACGATCAAGTCGAAATCGAATCCAGACTCGAGTTAGATCCAACGGAAAAGCCTACTGAACTAGGGGATGCGCTTAAGGTTAGTAtagtttaccaaaatacccctatcAATAGTAGGTTAAATAATCTGCATGATGATtcagataagtatgaaattatcccaaatatggtgcatgataatctagatctatatgatttaaattcaatatcacaaaaaaaatctagattctgatcaagtcaatcaagactctgatcaatttgacatcaaccttgacttggtcaaacagaataatgaccaaatcaattcaaataatttagttaattcagaaaatttaaaattaagtcaatATTTAGACATaagtaagtcaaacattaaaataaattcgaatttaaaaattaaaaatgagaaaatagataaaactaataaataccttaataaagtatttaataatccagataaaatcagtctagagaatgctatccaaaaccaagataatttaattaacaaaaaattaaattttaaagataagacttatctaataaattccactaatcatatcaacttaagaggcaaagaaaatataaggataaaatcaaacactttaataaaatcaaaactaaatttaacaaatttaaaattaaatgttaaaaataacatattaaacaaagataatctagaaaattcaaaattaacaattaataaaaggctaAAAGATAAATCTtttaagaaatataattcaaacaatttaattaattcaaatttaaaaattaataaaaacttaaacattaaaaataagctattaaagaaagataattcaattaacttaataaaactagaattaaatgaaaatttaaacattaaatacaCTTTTTAAAGAAGAACAATTTGACtcatctaattaattcaaaattaaaaacttacaaattaaataaaaatatacaaaaatcttaaaaagaaaatcaataatttagggaaGGCTCCAAACttacctccaaaaataatctacccggcagggtaaccgaaactaacctacccggcaggctaattaggattaaaataaaaagggaCAAAATTTAACTTGGCCTACAatattggtgaagttttggatgatagtacgttagagaagcttagtctatgcatgtctatgaAGATATGGCtccgacctggtgcatttggctaagtggaactaaccgaagctaccctttacgaatcctaactagttagaccaaggtttcgtattaagttcagtggatatgaccatttgaaaaacctcgaaggcatgattactctaatgatgttcaagtgactcaccatagctcagaagtttatcctgagaatgtctatttgttgagcccaaagcgaaacctgaatctaacataaagttaaaccaaaccctaaaactgaatctaacacatctcacaaaaattataggattccctgattgaaaacttagatcgggtgagataactaaggacttcgaatcgaatcgaaccaaaccaaatcgaatcgaaccaaattGAATCGAACCAAACCAAAatgaatcgaatcgaatcgagccaaatcaaaccaaatcgaatcaaaccaaattaaatctaattagatctaattaaaatcaaatcaaattaaattcaattgaaaattcaatttcaatatctttaaaattaaattaaaaattcacttAAAGattatgttaaattaaattaacttaaaaagttattttaaaaattaatttaacttaaaaattattttgaaacatattttaaaaattaatttaacttaaaaattattttaaaacatattttaaaaattattttaaaaattaatttaacttaaaaattattttgaaacatattttaaaaattattttaaaaattaatttaacttaaaaattattttaccttaaaaattattttaaaaactattttaaacttaaaaattagtttaaaaattaatttaacttaaaaattattttagaaattaatttaacttaaaaaattattttaaccttaaaaagtatcttaatttttttaaataaaattattttaaatctttttaaacttaaaactattttaaatctttttaacttaaaaattattttatcaaaactaaaaactaatttaaaaattattttcaactaacttaatcaaaactaaagataaaaatcaaatttaaaatcaacttaactaaaaattaaattaaattaatactgattaaattaaatttaaaatttattaaactaaactaattaaattacgttaaacttaaaacttaaattaagttaaaaattaatcgttaaaatttaaatttaaacttaaaataaaacttgaattttaaattaaacctaaaattaaaattaattctaagtcTATGTTACTTAAATATAATTTAACAACTTGAAattaacaacttatttaatttacttaattcttaatttttttttaaaa from Zingiber officinale cultivar Zhangliang chromosome 5B, Zo_v1.1, whole genome shotgun sequence encodes the following:
- the LOC121987588 gene encoding PRA1 family protein D-like; translation: MASYGGLLRRFPSVVQRGREGVRYARKALVRFARPQSFAVPAYDEAAAVRAVRNLRSFRFHYAFLLWFLLLASLFPRRRHTMLFLMAASKLALFFGAFLKVFPNSTLLRRIVERRVMGALVAFVIGAEIVATGAVLQFLVAMAVGVPLVLLHAVFRARDDLATDVVETAAVANGGEFRQMAEKEKKEDLELGSQRP